The following are from one region of the Bactrocera oleae isolate idBacOlea1 chromosome 6, idBacOlea1, whole genome shotgun sequence genome:
- the ND-39 gene encoding NADH dehydrogenase [ubiquinone] 1 alpha subcomplex subunit 9, mitochondrial has protein sequence MASLILLRNGQIAKQQSSAALSVLFVRHASNSSEGPRPLKSTNVSAMRRGTGGRSSFNGIVATIFGCTGFVGRYVCNKLGKTGTQMIMPYRGDFGEAIRLKVCGDLGQVLFQFYDLRDEKAIRDAVKYSNVVINLVGREFETKNFKFNDVHVEGARRIARISKEAGVERLIHLSALNASPEPMSFVLEGGSNFLKSKYYGECAVRDEFPEATIIRPADIYGSEDRFLRYYAHIWRRQFRAMPLWFAGERTVKQPVYVSDVAQAIVNCAKDPDTAGQVYQAVGPKRYQLSELVDWFHRVMRKDEKWWGYRRYDMRWDPTFLLKAKFTELICPGQPIGELHVERIERECITDVVRSDIPCLEDLGVQLTSMEEQVPWELRPYRAAQYYDAELGEWEEPAPPKPIEHREELRMFA, from the exons ATGGCCTCGTTAATACTGCTGCGTAATGGCCAGATAGCAA AGCAACAGAGCAGCGCTGCATTAAGTGTACTTTTTGTGCGCCATGCTTCGAACTCCTCCGAAGGTCCTCGTCCATTAAAAAGCACCAATGTCAGCGCCATGCGTCGTGGTACCGGCGGACGAAGCAGCTTCAATGGAATTGTTGCAACTATATTCGGGTGTACCGGCTTCGTAGGTCGCTATGTTTGCAATAAGCTGGGTAAAACTGGTACCCAAATGATAATGCCATATCGTGGGGATTTCGGTGAGGCTATTCGTCTTAAGGTGTGCGGCGATTTGGGTCAAGTGCTGTTCcaattttatgatttaagaGACGAAAAAGCGATACGCGATGCTGTGAAGTACTCAAATGTAGTTATCAATTTAGTTGGTCGTGAATTCGagaccaaaaattttaaattcaatgatGTGCATGTAGAAGGCGCACGTCGTATAGCTAG aatcagCAAAGAAGCTGGTGTGGAACGTTTGATTCATTTGTCTGCTTTGAATGCTAGTCCCGAACCAATGAGCTTTGTGCTTGAGGGTGGCAGCAActttttgaagagcaaatactATGGTGAATGTGCTGTACGCGATGAATTCCCTGAGGCAACCATTATAAGGCCCGCGGATATCTATGGCTCGGAGGATCGTTTCCTACGTTACTACGCTCACATTTGGCGTCGCCAATTCCGTGCCATGCCACTCTGGTTTGCCGGTGAACGTACCGTAAAACAACCCGTTTATGTGTCGGATGTTGCACAAGCTATTGTCAACTGCGCTAAGGATCCCGATACTGCTGGTCAGGTTTATCAAGCTGTTGG ACCCAAACGTTACCAGTTGAGCGAATTAGTTGACTGGTTCCATCGTGTTATGCGCAAAGATGAGAAATGGTGGGGATATCGTCGTTATGACATGCGTTGGGATCCTACCTTCCTTTTGAAAGCCAAATTCACAGAGCTTATCTGTCCTGGACAACCTATTGGTGAGTTACATGTGGAACGTATCGAGCGCGAATGCATCACCGATGTCGTACGCTCCGACATACCATGCTTGGAAGATTTAGGTGTTCAATTGACTTCCATGGAAGAGCAAGTGCCATGGGAATTGCGTCCATATCGTGCCGCGCAATATTATGATGCCGAATTGGGAGAATGGGAAGAGCCAGCTCCACCAAAACCCATAGAACATAGAGAAGAATTACGTATGTTTGCATAA